A region of the Myxococcus stipitatus DSM 14675 genome:
GCCTTCCAGGCGCACGCCCTTCTTGGCCAGCACTCGCCGGAGGGCCGCCACCACCTGCGGGTCCAGCTGCGCGCCGGTGAGGGCGTCGAGAATCTCCATGGCCTTCTCCAGCGGCATGGCCTTCTGGTACGGCCGCGTGGAGGTGCACGCATCGAACGTGTCCGCGCAGGCGACGATGCGCGCCAGCAGCGGAATGTCCTCGCCGCGCAGCCGGTCCGGATAGCCCGTTCCGTCCCATCGCTCGTGGTGATGGCGCACGCACGCGCGCACCGCGCCCAGGAAGCTGACGGGGCCGATGATGGCGTCGCCGATGGCGGGGTGCTCGCGCATGATGGCCATCTCCTGGTCCGTCAGCTTCGACTGCTTGCAGAGGATGGACTCGACGATGCCAATCTTGCCGATGTCGTGGAGGATGCCGCCGTACTGGAGCTGACGCAGCTCGCGCTCGGTGAGGTTCAGCTCGCGGCCAATCTCCACCGCCACGTCACCCACCCGCTGGCTGTGGCCCCGTGTGTAGGCGTCCTTCGAGTCGATGGAGTTGGCCAGCGCGACGATGGTCTCCAGGTAGCCCTTCTCCAGGCTCTCGTAGAGGCCGCGGTTCTCCATGTCGTACGCGAGCAGCTGCTTGCTCATGTAGTTGAAGGTCTGGGCCAGCTCTCCCAGCTCGTTCCGCTGCGGAATCTTCACCTCCACGCCGAACTTGCCGCGCGCCAGCTCCAGCGCGCCGTCGGTGAAGACCTTGAGCGGGCGGGTGAGATTGCGGGAGAAGAGGGCCGCCATCACCAACGCGACGAGGATGGCCGCGCCGAGGCCCACGAGGATGCGCTGCTCCATCGTCTCGACCTGCCGGTAGGCGTGCTCCACCGGCTGCTCGGAGAGGATGGCCCAGCCCGTCTCGGGCAGCACCGTGTACGCGGCGACCACCGCGTCGCGGCCCTCGCCGAAGTTGCCCACGTGGAACAGCTCCGCGTTGGGCGTGGAGGCCAGCTGCCGCAGCAGGTGCGCCACCGGGCTGCGCTGGGACACATCACCGCCCAGCGACGCCACGCCGCCTCCGCCGACGACGAGATGCCCGCGAGGGTCCGCCAGATACGCGAAGCCCGTGCTGCCCACGCGCTCCTGCTCCAGCATGTGGCGCAAGCCCGCGAGTGACAGGTCCGCGGCGATGAAGCCCTTGATGGGCTCGCCCACGGAGAAGGCCAGCGTCACGACGGGACCACCGCCGCTCACGGGCACCGCGTTCGAATAGCGAGGCCCGTCCGTGCCGCCCTCGAGCAGCACGCGGCTGCGCTCCTCATGCGAGGCCAGGTCGGTGGGGGACACGTCGTGGCGGGAGAAGGCCTGGAGCCCTGGGAGCCGCTTGGCGTCGGGGCCGAAGACGGTGATGGCCAGCACCTCGCGCCGCTGGGAGAGCACCGAGGCCAGGTGCGTCTGCTGCGCGGGCAGGGGCAGCGCGAAGAAGTCCGGGACGCGGGCCAGTCCCATGACGGCCTCGGTCGGCTCCCCGAGGAAGATTTCGGCCTTGAGCCGCAGCTGCTTCACCCGCTCCTGGGCCAGCTCTTGCGCGTCGCGCACCAGGAGCTCGCGCGTGTGCGAGACGGACAGCCACCCCACCATCAGCGTGGGGACGATGCTGACCAGCAGCATCAACAGGAGGATGGCTTTGAACAGGCGCACGGGGCGGCTCCTCCAGGGACTACTGCCACTGGCCCTTCTGGACTTCGAGTTTGAGTCGCTCGGGGACCAGCTCGAACCGGCGGACTCCCGACGGCTCCGAGCGTCCCAGGGGCCCCACCGCCCTCACCGTCCACCAGTAGCGCCCCGCGGGCAACACAGGCAATTGCAGCTCGGGCGAAGAGGCCGTCTGCGTGAGCACGGCCGCGCCCTGGGCATCCCGCGCGACCTCGACTTCATAACGCTCCGCTCCCGGCTGCGCCGCCCAGGACAGCTTCACCGGACCCAGCAGTCCCTTGCCATCCGCGCGCCGCTTGAGCACCGCGCCCTCCTCGGGCTGGTCTGGCAAGGGTGTCGCGAGCGGCGGCGCGGGGCGAGCCGGAGGCCGACCCTTCTCCACGAGCACCGTCTCCCCCGGTGCCACGGGATGGGTGACGCCCTCTGCCTCGACGCGCACGGGAGGGCCTCGAACGACGGTGACGGTGGTGGTGCCGGCATCCGGCTCCACGCGCACGCTGAAGGCGGAAGAGGCGGGTGGGCGCGCGGCGGTCACCAGGGCCCCCGCGGCGTTGGCGGCCTCCGAGGCGAGCGCATAGCGCGCGGTGCGGAAGTGGACCTCGGCTTCTCGCAGCCGAGTCTCGGCCTCGGTGGGGCCGCCCACGTCCTTGGCCTGGGACACGAGCGTGCGCGCTGTCTCCAGCGCCTTGAGGGCCAGTGCCCGTTCCTGGCCGGGAAGCTTCAGCCGGGTGCCGGGGGGGACGGAGTCCGACGGGAGCGAATTGAGCGCGCGCAGCTCCGCCGAGGCATTCGCGTCACCCAGCACGCGGACCGCCACGTCCTTGAGGGACTCCTGGGGGCCCACCACCGTCGAGGGGTCCGCGGGCGCGGCGCTCAACCACGCGAGCAGGAGCAAGGGTGTCCTCATTGGAAGACAATCTCCCTTCCCGCCTGGATGGTGGCCGCTGGCGTGGTGACAGAGAGCGACTGGGTCGAGGGCTGCTCCAGCTCCGCGTCGATGCGGCCGCGCAGCACCGTCAGGTCCGTGCGCTGCCGCCCGGGCCTGGGCCGGGTCTCCGCGATGCCGATGAGCGAGTCCCCGCCCAGGTGTACGGTGCTGCCGTTGCCGCTGAAGACCAGGTCCGCGCCCGCGCCCTCGACGGTGCGCACCTTGTCGTTCTCGAACAGGGGCACGCCTTCACTGGCGGTGCTCCACTCGTCGGCGGTGGCGCGCTTGATTTGAACGTTCCCCTTCAGCCCGCGCAGGTGTGCTCGAGGCGAGGGCGGCGGCGTGGTCGACGTCGTGGCCACGGTGGGCGCGTCCTCGGCGGTGCAGCCGAGTGGCGAAGCCGAGAGCGCGAGCACGAGCAGCATGGGGAGCCAGCGTCGACGATTCACGAGAAGGGGTCCGCCTGGAGGTCCAAGGGCCCCAGGCTAATCCAATCGGCGGTGTCGCAGGCAGGGCAGGTCGCGGCGAATGCGCGCCTGGAGTGCCGGGTCCACGGGCGCCAGGGCCAGGCCCTCGCCTTCGGAGGCCCGCGCCGTCACCAGCCCCCAGGGGTCCACCACCATCGCGTGGCCATATGTCTGACGCTGGGCCGAGTGCCGCCCACCTTGCGCGGGAGCCAGCACGTACGCCTGGTTCTCGATGGCGCGGGCCCGCAGCAGCACCTCCCAGTGGTCCTTGCCCGTCATCATCGTGAAGGCCGCCGGGACCGCGAGCAGCGTCGCGCCGTCCTTCGAAAGCCGCCGGTACAACTCCGGGAACCGCAGGTCGTAGCAGACCGACATCCCCAGCCGCCCCACCTCCGTGTCCGCCGCGACGACCTCCGTCCCGGGGGCCACCGCCGCCGACTCCTGGTAGGTCGCACCATCACCCACCTCGACGTCGAACAGGTGCATCTTCCGGTAGACGCCCAGGCGCTCGCCGTCAGGGCCGAAGAGGACGCTGGTGTTGTAGAGCCGCCCGCCTGGCGCGCCCGTCTCCAGGACGCTGCCGGCCAGCAGGGTCACCTTCCGCTCGCGCGCCAGCTCGGCCATGCGGGAGAGGGTGGGGCCGTCCAGGCCTTCGGCTGCTCCCTGCCGCTCGGGCTCCGGACCCATCCACGCGAAGTTCTCGGGGAGGCCCACCAGCCGAGCGCCCAGCTCACTGGCGCGCCGGACGAGGCGAGTGGCGGCTTCCACGTTGTGGGCCTTGTCCGCGGTGGACACCATCTGAGCGGCGGCGATGAGGTGCATGGACCCGTTATAACGCCCGCCCGGCTCGCGGAACCCCTGGGAATTCCTTGCCCTGTTGGCCAGGTTTCACGGGACCCTAGAGGGAGCGTCCTTCCTTTACACCCTTTGGGGGGGTGTGTTACGGACGCGCCCGACATTTTTCGATGTGCACCTCGAAAAGTGGGCCGCCGTGCCCGCTTTTCGCGTTTTTGGAGTCTGGTTTCCTGGCTATGTCGGAGAAGAACCTCAAGCAGACGGTGGAGGACCGGGCGGGGGCAGTGCTCGACCCCATCGTTGCGGGCGAGGGCCTGGAGCTCGTGGACCTGGAGTTCGTCCGGGAACGCGAGGGGTGGGTGCTTCGACTCTTCATCGACAAGCCGGGCGGACGGGTTGGACTGGACGAGTGCAGTCAGGTCTCCCGCGCGGTGGACCCGGTGCTGGACGTGGAGGACTTCATTCCCCACGAGTACAGCCTGGAGGTCTCCAGCCCAGGAGTGGACCGGCCGCTGAAGAAGCCGGCTCACTTCGAGCGCGTCCAGGGTCAGAAGGTGAAGGTGAAGACGTTCGGCCCGGTGGGTGACCCGCCGCGCAAGAACTTCGCCGGCACGCTGACCGGGGTGGTGGGAGACGGTATCTCGGTGGAGGTGGAAGGTGCCGGAACCTTCCACATCCTCTTCAAGGACATCGCCAAGGCGAACCTGGAGTTCGAGTTCTAGACGTCGACATACAGGGCACCCTGCCGCGCGGGGGGCCCGTGGACCCATTCAGGAGAAGACCATGCCCACGCAGCAAGCCAACCCGAGCGTCAGCCTCAACCTCGTCCTGGACCAGGTCGCCAAGGACAAGGGCATCGACCGGGCTGTGCTGATTGCCACCCTCGAGGATGCGATGAAGACCGCGGCCAAGAAGCACTTTGGCCAGGACCGCAACCTCGAGGCCAAGTACGACCCCGAGAAGGGCGTGGTGGAGTTGTTCCAGGCCATCACCGTGGTGGAGGAGATCACCGACCCCGTCCAGGCGGTGAACCAGATTACGCTCGCCGAGTCCCACAAGAAGGGCATGGAGGTGGAGCCCGGCGACGAGCTCGTCTTCCAGATCTTCTACCGGGACGAGGACGCCAACGAGGCCAAGGCCCAGGACGACCAGTACGGCGACATCCTCCGCCTGAAGACCTTCCGCCGCGGCTTCGGCCGCATCGCCGCGCAGACCGCCAAGCAGGTCATCCTGCAGCGCACCCGCGATGCCGAGCGCGAGAACGTCTTCAACGAGTACAAGGACCGCAAGAACGAGATCGTGACGGGCATCGCCCGCCGGTTCGAGCGCGGCAACATCATCGTGGACCTGGGCCGCGCCGAGGCCGTGCTGCCGGTGCGCGAGCAGGTTCCGCGTGAGAC
Encoded here:
- a CDS encoding HD domain-containing phosphohydrolase encodes the protein MRLFKAILLLMLLVSIVPTLMVGWLSVSHTRELLVRDAQELAQERVKQLRLKAEIFLGEPTEAVMGLARVPDFFALPLPAQQTHLASVLSQRREVLAITVFGPDAKRLPGLQAFSRHDVSPTDLASHEERSRVLLEGGTDGPRYSNAVPVSGGGPVVTLAFSVGEPIKGFIAADLSLAGLRHMLEQERVGSTGFAYLADPRGHLVVGGGGVASLGGDVSQRSPVAHLLRQLASTPNAELFHVGNFGEGRDAVVAAYTVLPETGWAILSEQPVEHAYRQVETMEQRILVGLGAAILVALVMAALFSRNLTRPLKVFTDGALELARGKFGVEVKIPQRNELGELAQTFNYMSKQLLAYDMENRGLYESLEKGYLETIVALANSIDSKDAYTRGHSQRVGDVAVEIGRELNLTERELRQLQYGGILHDIGKIGIVESILCKQSKLTDQEMAIMREHPAIGDAIIGPVSFLGAVRACVRHHHERWDGTGYPDRLRGEDIPLLARIVACADTFDACTSTRPYQKAMPLEKAMEILDALTGAQLDPQVVAALRRVLAKKGVRLEGHRLPVKLAS
- a CDS encoding FecR domain-containing protein, encoding MLLVLALSASPLGCTAEDAPTVATTSTTPPPSPRAHLRGLKGNVQIKRATADEWSTASEGVPLFENDKVRTVEGAGADLVFSGNGSTVHLGGDSLIGIAETRPRPGRQRTDLTVLRGRIDAELEQPSTQSLSVTTPAATIQAGREIVFQ
- a CDS encoding carbon-nitrogen hydrolase family protein → MHLIAAAQMVSTADKAHNVEAATRLVRRASELGARLVGLPENFAWMGPEPERQGAAEGLDGPTLSRMAELARERKVTLLAGSVLETGAPGGRLYNTSVLFGPDGERLGVYRKMHLFDVEVGDGATYQESAAVAPGTEVVAADTEVGRLGMSVCYDLRFPELYRRLSKDGATLLAVPAAFTMMTGKDHWEVLLRARAIENQAYVLAPAQGGRHSAQRQTYGHAMVVDPWGLVTARASEGEGLALAPVDPALQARIRRDLPCLRHRRLD
- the rimP gene encoding ribosome maturation factor RimP → MSEKNLKQTVEDRAGAVLDPIVAGEGLELVDLEFVREREGWVLRLFIDKPGGRVGLDECSQVSRAVDPVLDVEDFIPHEYSLEVSSPGVDRPLKKPAHFERVQGQKVKVKTFGPVGDPPRKNFAGTLTGVVGDGISVEVEGAGTFHILFKDIAKANLEFEF